The Nocardioides panzhihuensis genome has a segment encoding these proteins:
- a CDS encoding LysR family transcriptional regulator translates to MLNTDVRLEWLVSFLAVVETGGFSSAAEATHRSQPRVSMHVASLERAVGVPVLDRRKRPSAVTPAGAALLRHARAILQEVELAEAEMSSFRGGARGVVNFGAYPSASAAFMPQVLRDLAESEPDITISLVETDTLELDSALLRGEIDLCLRPVTPRPKQGAIRTRPLWREQLVAVIPEGDPLAEEDKPLDVADIAHRDLISIGRLESDVPPSFEAYQLFRDEGYELHPVQATNQPQSLVSMVRAGLGIGLTNALAAQISDLSGVRVRALNGPHERVVAVCWNADAVLSPAARTVLTALAQAPAPAGTRPVDRSRPVVRQVVAPPRQIHPASE, encoded by the coding sequence ATGCTGAACACCGACGTACGACTCGAGTGGCTGGTCTCGTTCCTGGCGGTGGTGGAGACCGGTGGGTTCAGCTCGGCCGCGGAGGCCACCCACCGCTCCCAGCCGCGGGTCAGCATGCATGTCGCCTCCCTCGAGCGGGCCGTGGGCGTACCCGTCCTCGACCGCCGCAAACGACCCTCGGCGGTCACCCCGGCGGGCGCAGCCCTCCTTCGGCACGCCCGGGCGATCCTGCAGGAGGTCGAGCTGGCCGAGGCGGAGATGTCGAGCTTCCGTGGTGGCGCCCGCGGCGTCGTCAACTTCGGCGCCTACCCGAGCGCCAGCGCTGCCTTCATGCCGCAGGTCCTCCGCGATCTCGCCGAGTCCGAGCCCGACATCACGATCTCGCTGGTGGAGACCGACACCCTCGAGCTCGACAGCGCGCTGCTGCGTGGCGAGATCGACCTGTGCCTGCGACCGGTCACACCACGGCCGAAGCAAGGTGCGATCCGCACCCGTCCGCTGTGGCGCGAGCAGCTCGTCGCGGTCATCCCCGAGGGCGACCCGCTCGCCGAGGAGGACAAGCCTCTCGACGTCGCCGACATCGCCCACCGCGACCTCATCTCCATCGGCCGTCTGGAGTCCGACGTACCGCCCTCGTTCGAGGCCTATCAGCTCTTCCGTGACGAGGGCTACGAGCTGCACCCGGTGCAGGCCACCAACCAGCCACAGTCCCTGGTCTCGATGGTCCGGGCCGGTCTGGGCATCGGACTCACCAACGCGCTGGCTGCCCAGATCTCGGACCTCTCCGGGGTGAGGGTCAGAGCGTTGAACGGGCCGCACGAGCGGGTGGTCGCGGTCTGCTGGAACGCCGACGCCGTGCTCTCCCCCGCCGCTCGGACGGTGCTCACCGCGCTGGCACAGGCTCCGGCGCCTGCGGGGACCCGGCCCGTCGACCGATCGCGGCCCGTCGTACGCCAGGTGGTCGCGCCTCCTCGACAGATCCATCCGGCATCCGAATAG
- a CDS encoding mannonate dehydratase yields MTDHSRRSVLKLSAAAAAASAAAVHVPGSASAAERRPGPYPDVTWPGEVAEGPDTPKLCQWFSRNPDEATVRRWRQAGVTGALVTNPPPLPWSAETLRADRDRLESQGLHITAYLIAVSQSIVQGTAARDADLEKVIASVRAAGEAGIPVVEYNWYIHRLTEGYYEQVDQTDRIGAGYTAFDADREVDGVKVRDLPPRDGTPVYTREQLWENYAYFLERVVPVAEEAGVRLAVHPNDPPYQVSRGNPQIMGSVPDWQRMVETVDSPSNGMTVHSGVTAEVGFDSVSFLRWMARKDRVNHIHYRNVVVEEPFVRYAEVFPDNGETDMFAFMRELVRSGYHLGVLAEHPRALDFDRENGSIGGQYADVGGGGHGGELYDTGYARAMLQAAMITEKHR; encoded by the coding sequence ATGACAGATCATTCCCGCCGCAGCGTCCTCAAGCTCAGTGCGGCCGCCGCGGCTGCGTCCGCAGCAGCCGTTCACGTCCCGGGAAGTGCGTCCGCCGCCGAGCGGCGACCCGGACCGTACCCGGACGTGACCTGGCCCGGGGAGGTGGCCGAGGGGCCGGACACTCCGAAGCTGTGCCAGTGGTTCTCCCGGAACCCCGATGAGGCGACGGTACGACGCTGGCGACAGGCCGGGGTCACCGGGGCGCTCGTCACGAATCCGCCGCCCCTGCCGTGGAGCGCCGAGACCCTGCGGGCCGACCGCGACCGCCTGGAGTCGCAGGGCCTGCACATCACCGCGTACCTCATCGCGGTCTCGCAGTCGATCGTCCAGGGCACGGCGGCTCGCGACGCGGACCTGGAGAAGGTCATCGCCTCGGTGCGCGCTGCGGGCGAGGCCGGGATCCCCGTGGTCGAGTACAACTGGTACATCCACCGGCTCACCGAGGGCTACTACGAGCAGGTCGACCAGACCGACCGGATCGGCGCCGGCTACACGGCCTTCGACGCCGACCGCGAGGTGGACGGCGTCAAGGTCAGGGACCTGCCACCGCGGGACGGGACGCCCGTCTACACCCGCGAGCAGCTCTGGGAGAACTACGCCTACTTCCTCGAGCGCGTGGTGCCCGTGGCCGAGGAGGCCGGCGTCCGGCTCGCCGTCCACCCGAACGACCCGCCCTACCAGGTCAGCCGCGGCAACCCGCAGATCATGGGCAGCGTCCCGGACTGGCAACGGATGGTGGAGACGGTCGACAGCCCTTCCAACGGGATGACCGTCCACTCCGGGGTCACCGCCGAGGTGGGCTTCGACTCGGTGTCCTTCCTGCGCTGGATGGCGCGCAAGGACCGGGTCAACCACATCCACTACCGCAATGTCGTGGTCGAGGAGCCGTTCGTGCGCTACGCCGAGGTCTTCCCCGACAACGGGGAGACCGACATGTTCGCCTTCATGCGTGAGCTGGTGCGCTCGGGCTACCACCTCGGCGTGCTCGCCGAGCACCCGAGGGCGCTCGACTTCGACCGGGAGAACGGCTCGATCG